A single Maridesulfovibrio frigidus DSM 17176 DNA region contains:
- a CDS encoding PD-(D/E)XK nuclease family protein encodes MTTRQPISIISWKRDFIENFSSILIDESDGDLSNTIVIVPHHRPARYLKKALAASDELEKPCILPEIYSFSDFVGSLMPKLTGNFPRRIGKLDQVGLLFNIIEGLRAESKGLLSKLPCDLQKFFPWGTRLASLLEEMLRQDITPRNISMLQGEVLEWAAALLEEIEIIFVKYVEALERRGWSTTGLESRNLSTNLEKLDTILDGKKLYLAGFYGLAGVEDKFFHHLWDNLDLRVIWHSDPALALREQGHFAVKEHHNWLRNWKAEAISDDSAENSSTLPKLKFFEGFDRHSQLCAMREELLSSVEDNYDDCAVVLPDTSLLLPVMHHLPERDINISMGYPLGRSALNGLVEAILKLQETKSGDAYHWKDILALIRHPYLKMLEIDDEQPLRTIFHQWETVLRCGSPYVNHTDFIPVYNDENGNLVDNPDSTEELRAEVIGLCIDGFANINTLAELADSLQSMAEMLRLRGGTLWQRYLLDSECLFRLMNEVIPELRESSISNDEFGQPLSFSIFRQLLASQRVSFEPDPISSMQVLGMLESRLLNFKRTYILDTVDDKIPGTDPYDPLLPDQLRHLLDLPDSHERESVATYNFYRLIMGSEESCIFYQSGDQPGLLDSKSVRSRFVEQLLWELEQKEKRIITPSENFPLKAINFPVGAISNSPVSIAKEPVADKLGNILKTKGLSPSALDCYVTCPKLFFFRYLSNVRETETVNLDGDRAGFGELIHTVLKDFLEPYLGKVICGEDLSGANLNDLFMERLERDSLYANLPYDIKKSLEHAGKNRLSLFLKNIGTTTVISLEDEACALLDVGDYPVKIYGRIDRVDNRDNSRYIIDYKTGQLHMPRKSFWADSEIWDQVLKDPQSLYNDASDFLQKVKSGADSLQLPLYLLMDHHSSREMPHQAALVELVKDGKEKFLFDSKTDEEDRIEIIGTKIPALSACIINNLIAEPEFKAIRSAQCNWCSYREACGA; translated from the coding sequence ATGACCACCCGCCAGCCCATTTCTATTATTTCATGGAAACGCGATTTCATCGAAAATTTCAGCTCTATCTTAATAGATGAATCTGACGGTGACCTGAGCAATACCATTGTGATTGTTCCACATCACCGCCCTGCCAGATATTTAAAGAAAGCCCTTGCGGCATCGGATGAGCTGGAGAAACCCTGCATACTTCCTGAAATTTATTCTTTTTCAGACTTTGTAGGCTCACTGATGCCTAAACTCACAGGCAACTTTCCGCGCAGAATCGGTAAGCTTGATCAAGTCGGACTGCTCTTTAATATTATTGAAGGACTCCGCGCTGAATCTAAAGGGCTGTTATCCAAACTCCCTTGCGATTTGCAAAAGTTTTTCCCATGGGGAACCCGCCTAGCGTCTCTTCTAGAAGAAATGCTCAGGCAGGATATCACGCCGCGAAATATATCGATGCTCCAAGGCGAAGTTCTCGAATGGGCAGCAGCACTGCTTGAAGAAATCGAGATTATTTTCGTTAAATATGTCGAAGCTCTCGAAAGACGCGGCTGGTCAACAACAGGTTTAGAAAGCCGCAACCTGTCTACCAACCTTGAGAAGCTCGATACTATCTTAGATGGCAAAAAATTATACTTGGCCGGATTTTACGGACTAGCCGGCGTTGAAGATAAATTTTTCCACCACCTATGGGATAATCTGGACCTGCGAGTGATATGGCATAGTGATCCAGCATTAGCACTACGAGAACAAGGACATTTCGCTGTAAAGGAACATCACAACTGGTTGCGCAACTGGAAAGCAGAAGCAATATCGGACGATAGCGCGGAAAACAGTTCCACCCTGCCGAAACTTAAATTCTTTGAAGGATTCGACCGTCATTCGCAGCTATGCGCCATGCGAGAAGAACTCCTAAGCTCGGTTGAAGATAACTATGATGATTGCGCCGTAGTTCTACCGGACACATCCTTGCTGCTTCCGGTCATGCATCATCTACCTGAGCGCGATATTAATATCAGTATGGGCTATCCACTTGGACGCTCAGCCCTGAATGGACTTGTTGAGGCAATTCTAAAACTTCAGGAAACCAAGAGCGGCGATGCTTATCACTGGAAAGACATTCTCGCGCTAATCAGACATCCGTACCTTAAAATGCTTGAGATTGACGACGAGCAACCTTTACGCACAATTTTTCATCAGTGGGAAACAGTCCTTCGATGCGGATCCCCATATGTGAATCATACCGATTTTATCCCTGTGTACAACGACGAGAACGGCAACCTTGTTGATAATCCAGACAGCACAGAAGAATTACGTGCAGAAGTCATAGGTCTCTGCATAGATGGTTTCGCAAATATCAATACCCTTGCCGAGCTTGCAGACAGCTTGCAAAGCATGGCTGAAATGCTCAGGTTGCGTGGCGGTACATTATGGCAAAGATATTTGCTCGATTCTGAATGTTTATTCCGTCTGATGAATGAGGTCATCCCCGAACTGCGTGAAAGCTCTATTAGTAATGATGAGTTCGGGCAGCCGTTATCTTTTTCCATATTCAGACAATTACTAGCATCCCAACGGGTATCCTTTGAGCCGGACCCCATTTCAAGTATGCAGGTTCTGGGTATGCTTGAAAGCAGACTACTAAATTTCAAACGTACATATATACTAGATACGGTAGATGATAAAATTCCTGGAACTGATCCATATGACCCACTTCTGCCAGATCAGCTCAGACATTTACTGGATCTACCGGATTCGCACGAAAGAGAAAGCGTTGCCACATACAACTTTTACAGGCTGATTATGGGTAGCGAAGAGTCATGCATATTCTATCAAAGTGGGGATCAGCCCGGATTGTTAGATTCAAAAAGCGTGCGTAGCAGATTCGTCGAACAGCTTCTCTGGGAATTGGAGCAAAAAGAAAAGCGGATAATTACTCCAAGTGAAAATTTCCCACTCAAAGCCATCAACTTTCCAGTTGGGGCCATATCAAACTCTCCGGTATCCATAGCAAAAGAACCTGTTGCGGATAAACTCGGAAATATTCTGAAAACTAAAGGATTATCTCCATCTGCGCTGGACTGCTACGTAACATGTCCCAAGCTGTTTTTCTTCCGCTATCTGTCTAACGTTAGGGAAACTGAAACAGTCAATTTAGATGGAGATCGCGCAGGTTTCGGTGAATTAATACATACGGTGCTAAAAGACTTTCTCGAGCCTTATTTGGGAAAAGTGATCTGCGGAGAAGATTTAAGCGGCGCAAACTTAAACGACCTATTCATGGAAAGACTCGAACGAGATTCCCTGTATGCAAACTTGCCATATGACATCAAAAAGTCCCTTGAACATGCAGGTAAAAACAGACTGTCCTTGTTCCTAAAAAACATTGGAACGACAACAGTTATATCTCTTGAGGACGAAGCATGTGCACTCCTTGATGTTGGTGATTATCCAGTTAAAATCTATGGAAGAATTGACAGGGTTGATAATAGAGACAATTCCCGCTATATTATTGACTATAAAACCGGACAGTTACACATGCCTCGCAAATCATTTTGGGCCGATTCAGAAATCTGGGACCAAGTACTTAAAGATCCGCAAAGCTTGTATAATGACGCGTCTGATTTTTTACAAAAAGTAAAATCAGGCGCCGACAGCCTTCAATTACCACTATACCTACTGATGGACCATCACTCATCGCGAGAAATGCCTCATCAAGCCGCCCTTGTAGAGTTAGTCAAAGACGGCAAAGAAAAATTTCTTTTTGATTCCAAAACGGATGAGGAAGATAGGATTGAAATTATCGGCACAAAAATTCCGGCCCTTTCGGCATGCATCATTAATAATTTGATCGCCGAGCCTGAGTTT
- a CDS encoding UvrD-helicase domain-containing protein: MLQQVKASAGSGKTYELTARFLSLLAGSQEEDSIPVCKSSQAKGYCWPEIMAVTFTNKAAAEMKERVVRSLKNRALDLEGDGLGSDWSPAEAKKQLTPILQRYSRLNIRTIDSLLNLLVRIFALELGLSPDFQLLFDPTTLFEPNFNKFLTHCEGNDEFRKKLMDDAVESLVLKENKKGFWLAEQMRFRLIQILSHVMEFPGERLTDQEEIAGMLQSDYDKYMKAVTAMSSLIDTDSLAASAHLKKYLAHAAALDFMGEPKDSAMVQKDSFEDCVLKKSKGDINSLHEKIYADLKQAHEVYRDQAIILRGAYALAPFVKIVEEIRDDIIEYQSLNGMLLSSNLPRVASYVLQNGEALPDAFCRMGSRLHHLLIDEFQDTSLAQWQAMVPLAVECLSKRGSLFYVGDVKQAIYSWRGGRSELFDEIAGDPELTSISEFTPGHLEYNWRSLENVVKFNNSFFDALADFDVATDLAEILYPNGPEEQQGILAEKIASTFENATQSLPLNKPREGGYVKLQKLFAETSSEIEIETKRNFDILMNDLRERREFEDICVLVRSNDHAQLLCDWLVEKSIPVITENSLQLDRHPVVRQIVSLLKFLDYPQDDLAFLEFVYGKEVFQTVSGISNNEITEWLANREKGPLYRRFAEKFPTFWNNHISPFLRKSGLMTPYDLASEMVSRFKIIESCPGDELYIRRFLEVVHLAEENRGTSLAAFLDFWELSSADEKVPLPQSVNAVRIMTIHKSKGLEFPVIIVPFHNWSVSGSDTTFTDIEVDGKTLLTPMSSSLGDQYYENRTRMFTEQLNLLYVAWTRAGDELYGFMPSEKVKSVTPALSAIETILNGKFSDLGLLEYGKPPVEFESSNEIQSESHQDSNLTSSANSAPEPAKSGVSVKSTESVKTCDNKESTDEFQPQELMAWLPRLRVYRHNLEDYSYNALMRGELAHKAMENLILTGDDAADCLRSAEAAFAQFPAIADEHETIIPEVTAMALWALSDTEVRTAIVSGRPEVAIMDKKGDTHRADLLLLEDNHALVVEYKTGNPSADNEKQVKRYMRLLKEMYGNQKELRGLLVYLDEQFTQEVFI, encoded by the coding sequence ATGCTCCAACAGGTTAAAGCCTCCGCCGGGTCAGGCAAAACATATGAATTGACTGCGCGCTTTCTGTCGCTCCTAGCCGGATCACAGGAAGAAGACTCTATCCCTGTATGTAAATCATCTCAGGCGAAAGGATACTGCTGGCCCGAAATAATGGCTGTAACTTTCACCAACAAAGCCGCCGCTGAAATGAAAGAGCGCGTTGTGCGTTCACTTAAGAACCGCGCCCTCGACTTAGAAGGAGACGGACTCGGTAGCGACTGGAGTCCTGCGGAAGCGAAAAAACAACTCACTCCGATTCTGCAACGCTACAGTCGGCTGAACATTAGAACCATCGACAGCCTGTTAAACCTGCTGGTGCGCATCTTCGCCCTTGAGCTTGGCCTGAGTCCGGATTTTCAGCTACTTTTCGACCCTACGACCCTATTTGAACCGAACTTCAATAAATTTCTGACCCATTGCGAAGGAAACGACGAGTTCCGCAAAAAGCTCATGGATGACGCGGTAGAGAGCCTCGTTCTCAAAGAGAATAAAAAAGGATTCTGGCTTGCAGAGCAAATGCGTTTCAGACTGATTCAGATCCTTAGTCATGTGATGGAATTTCCAGGCGAAAGATTAACGGATCAAGAAGAAATAGCAGGGATGCTTCAATCTGATTACGATAAATATATGAAGGCCGTGACGGCCATGTCTTCTTTAATAGATACAGATAGCCTTGCCGCTTCTGCGCATCTTAAAAAATATCTAGCCCATGCGGCCGCTCTCGATTTTATGGGCGAGCCAAAAGACTCAGCCATGGTTCAGAAAGATAGCTTTGAAGATTGTGTTCTTAAAAAATCCAAAGGCGACATCAATTCTCTGCACGAAAAGATTTATGCCGACCTAAAACAAGCCCACGAAGTTTACCGCGATCAGGCTATAATTTTACGCGGTGCTTACGCTCTTGCTCCATTTGTAAAGATCGTAGAAGAAATCCGTGATGATATCATTGAATATCAATCACTGAACGGCATGCTACTTAGCTCAAATCTGCCGCGAGTCGCTTCATATGTTTTACAAAACGGCGAAGCCCTTCCAGATGCATTCTGCCGTATGGGATCTCGCCTCCATCACCTGCTTATTGATGAATTTCAGGATACAAGCCTTGCCCAGTGGCAAGCAATGGTTCCGCTAGCCGTGGAATGTTTGTCCAAGCGCGGAAGTCTTTTCTATGTGGGTGACGTTAAGCAGGCCATTTATAGCTGGCGCGGCGGTAGGTCAGAGCTATTCGATGAAATTGCAGGAGATCCAGAACTCACATCTATTTCAGAATTCACCCCCGGTCATCTCGAATACAACTGGCGCAGTCTTGAAAATGTAGTCAAGTTCAACAACTCATTCTTTGATGCACTGGCTGATTTCGATGTGGCGACTGATCTTGCTGAAATTCTTTACCCGAACGGTCCCGAAGAACAGCAGGGAATACTAGCAGAAAAAATTGCATCCACCTTTGAAAACGCAACGCAAAGCTTGCCACTGAATAAGCCGCGCGAAGGTGGATATGTAAAACTGCAAAAACTTTTTGCGGAAACCTCATCAGAAATTGAAATTGAAACGAAACGTAATTTCGACATTTTAATGAACGACTTGCGCGAGCGCAGAGAATTCGAAGATATTTGCGTGCTCGTTAGGTCAAACGACCACGCCCAGCTCCTATGTGACTGGCTGGTAGAAAAATCTATACCTGTCATCACAGAGAACAGCCTGCAACTCGACCGCCATCCTGTCGTCAGACAAATAGTCTCGCTTTTGAAATTTTTGGATTATCCGCAGGATGACCTTGCGTTCTTAGAATTCGTATATGGCAAGGAAGTATTCCAGACGGTATCCGGCATTTCCAACAATGAAATAACCGAATGGCTGGCAAACAGAGAAAAAGGCCCGCTCTACCGCCGTTTCGCTGAAAAATTCCCAACCTTTTGGAACAATCACATTTCGCCATTCCTGCGCAAGTCCGGGTTAATGACTCCTTACGACCTCGCAAGTGAAATGGTCTCCCGCTTCAAAATCATCGAATCATGCCCGGGTGATGAACTTTATATCCGCAGATTTCTAGAAGTCGTACATCTGGCAGAAGAAAATCGCGGCACATCGCTAGCAGCTTTCCTAGATTTCTGGGAATTATCATCCGCCGACGAAAAAGTACCCCTCCCGCAATCGGTCAATGCAGTGCGCATCATGACCATTCACAAATCCAAGGGACTCGAATTTCCAGTAATTATCGTACCGTTCCATAACTGGTCAGTTTCCGGTTCGGACACAACGTTCACCGACATAGAAGTTGACGGCAAAACTTTGCTGACTCCAATGTCCAGCTCTCTAGGTGATCAGTATTATGAAAACCGGACACGCATGTTCACAGAACAGCTCAACCTCTTATATGTAGCGTGGACTAGAGCTGGCGATGAGCTATACGGTTTCATGCCCTCAGAAAAAGTTAAGAGCGTAACGCCCGCACTTTCTGCTATTGAAACTATTTTAAACGGCAAATTCTCAGACCTAGGTTTGTTGGAATATGGCAAACCTCCTGTAGAATTTGAAAGTTCAAATGAGATTCAAAGTGAATCTCATCAAGATTCAAATTTAACTTCAAGTGCAAACTCTGCGCCCGAACCAGCCAAGTCTGGTGTTTCTGTTAAGTCTACTGAATCTGTTAAAACTTGCGACAACAAAGAATCGACCGACGAATTCCAACCGCAAGAGCTCATGGCGTGGCTACCTAGACTTCGCGTCTACCGTCATAACTTAGAAGACTACTCATATAACGCCCTTATGCGCGGCGAACTTGCACATAAGGCTATGGAAAATTTAATCCTCACAGGTGACGACGCTGCGGATTGTTTGCGCAGTGCGGAAGCCGCATTTGCCCAGTTCCCAGCCATAGCAGATGAGCATGAAACAATCATTCCAGAAGTAACCGCAATGGCTCTATGGGCCTTGTCGGATACAGAAGTCCGCACCGCCATAGTGAGCGGCAGGCCTGAAGTAGCCATCATGGATAAAAAAGGTGATACCCACCGCGCTGACTTACTCCTGCTCGAAGATAATCACGCACTGGTTGTGGAGTACAAAACTGGGAACCCGTCAGCTGACAACGAAAAACAGGTTAAACGTTACATGAGGCTGCTCAAAGAAATGTACGGAAATCAAAAGGAATTACGAGGGCTACTCGTTTACCTTGATGAGCAGTTCACACAGGAGGTGTTCATATGA
- a CDS encoding DMT family transporter, whose product MNIKGCILILMAAIMWGLIGPISKFPIEQGIPPLENAFWRALFAWILFAVHAYRMRTFRIERKDIPSVALFGILGVTIFYGSYQLAVHGVGAALASVLLYTAPAWVAVMSWIFLGEKMGPIKIGAICMTLTGVACVSLGPQFFGTGGAVNFTWFGIMCGLTSGFTYALYYIFGKTIFTRYSTPTIFLYALPIGALGLLPFFEFHHKTPISWGSLIALATICTYGAYTVYYAGLKYLEATSASVIATVEPIVAALLAWLWWNESFDWTGYLGSALIISAVLMIVMENKIRSCFKKLKPATV is encoded by the coding sequence ATGAACATCAAAGGATGTATACTGATACTGATGGCCGCAATTATGTGGGGCCTTATCGGACCTATTTCAAAGTTTCCCATTGAACAAGGAATTCCTCCGCTGGAAAACGCGTTCTGGAGAGCACTCTTCGCATGGATACTATTCGCTGTCCATGCATACCGTATGCGTACATTCAGAATAGAACGCAAGGATATCCCATCTGTCGCCCTGTTCGGGATATTGGGCGTCACCATTTTTTACGGATCATACCAGCTTGCAGTGCATGGCGTCGGCGCGGCTCTGGCCTCGGTTTTGCTGTATACGGCTCCGGCGTGGGTTGCTGTTATGTCATGGATATTCCTAGGAGAAAAGATGGGGCCAATTAAAATTGGTGCTATTTGCATGACTCTCACAGGCGTTGCATGCGTATCACTCGGACCTCAATTTTTCGGCACAGGAGGGGCCGTAAACTTCACATGGTTCGGAATTATGTGCGGATTAACCTCAGGTTTTACATACGCCCTTTATTATATTTTCGGCAAAACAATTTTTACACGTTACTCAACGCCGACAATATTTCTTTATGCTCTTCCAATTGGCGCGCTTGGTTTGCTCCCATTTTTTGAATTTCACCACAAAACGCCAATTTCATGGGGATCGCTAATAGCCCTTGCCACCATCTGCACCTACGGAGCATATACGGTCTACTATGCTGGCCTTAAGTATCTCGAAGCAACATCAGCATCCGTTATCGCCACAGTTGAACCTATTGTTGCCGCCCTGCTGGCATGGTTGTGGTGGAATGAAAGCTTCGATTGGACAGGATACCTCGGAAGCGCACTCATTATTTCAGCTGTACTTATGATAGTTATGGAAAACAAAATACGGTCCTGCTTTAAAAAATTAAAACCTGCAACAGTATAG
- a CDS encoding pseudouridine synthase, translating into MDITNLSECSRVVVTSDDEGLRLDKFLIMLLPDTSLRERRRIIDNGLVSVNRRSAKASLKMFVGAEVVLFEKKNVPTTADILPSLKIIKETGEFAAVYKPAGIHSASIASSLEVSAQDCLAELFPERQPILINRLDHSTSGILLVAFGHDASRRFKGFEEEGKVEKEYFARIIGSPRSEFVMKNELDTDSRAVTKVLDDDADRLRWSYADRVKDLSDGIVVVKVRITKGARHQIRAHLAHAGFPIVGDAVYGEATADGKMYLHNQRISFEGFEAECEPEWD; encoded by the coding sequence TTGGATATTACAAATTTAAGTGAATGTTCACGTGTGGTTGTAACTAGTGATGATGAAGGTCTACGCCTCGATAAATTTTTGATTATGCTACTTCCGGATACCAGTCTTCGTGAGCGCAGAAGAATTATTGATAATGGTCTGGTTTCTGTAAACAGGCGCAGCGCAAAAGCCAGCCTTAAAATGTTCGTTGGTGCTGAAGTTGTTTTGTTTGAAAAAAAGAACGTTCCTACGACTGCTGATATTTTGCCAAGCCTTAAAATAATTAAAGAGACTGGCGAGTTTGCCGCAGTTTACAAACCAGCTGGAATCCATTCCGCATCCATCGCGAGCAGTTTGGAAGTTTCCGCGCAGGATTGTCTTGCAGAACTTTTCCCCGAAAGACAGCCTATTTTAATTAACAGGCTTGATCATTCGACTTCCGGTATACTTCTTGTTGCTTTCGGGCACGACGCAAGTCGCCGCTTTAAAGGATTTGAGGAAGAAGGCAAAGTCGAAAAAGAATATTTTGCTAGAATTATCGGAAGTCCTCGCTCAGAGTTCGTTATGAAAAATGAGCTTGATACAGATTCAAGAGCTGTGACTAAAGTACTCGATGATGACGCTGACAGACTCCGCTGGAGTTATGCAGACCGAGTCAAAGACCTAAGTGATGGCATAGTTGTCGTGAAAGTACGCATCACAAAAGGCGCACGCCACCAGATCAGAGCGCATCTGGCACATGCAGGATTCCCGATTGTAGGGGATGCAGTGTACGGTGAAGCTACTGCTGATGGTAAAATGTATCTGCACAACCAGAGAATTTCATTCGAAGGTTTTGAAGCTGAGTGCGAGCCTGAGTGGGATTAA
- the ftsY gene encoding signal recognition particle-docking protein FtsY, with translation MGFFSKVKKLFVSPEDRANQALEEYLGDEKTVSQEAEQEAPAQVVAEPAPQDQQVVKPEPAPAPKPEPKAEAIQEPAPKPEPIVTPKPVPEPQPVVTPAPVVDPEPIVTPKQDAKAEPVAAPVVEKPAEPAPAAQETITPEPALEVKTIDPVKDGGKARVIEPSMVTESKDDADKPQWQIDLTKALQQADPRLSVWLELILDGVETAGEDLWARLQFLLEALEAPADEAADFVTRFKEWLEDMDYEHVDEFRSELQYRLALALELEDEEDEKSRLFIKLSEGLAKTREQITKRIDSLLSSHSAFDEDFWEEFEEILIMADVGFEATTELIDRLKERIRKSGETNPENFKTLLREELDEIFKVPKRIKAFTPPEVVMMIGVNGVGKTTTIAKIAHREQMQGRKVLIVAGDTFRAAAIGQLEIWAKRVGAGFFAKAEGSDPAAVAYEGIDYAVKNGYDLMLLDTAGRLHTKNNLMEELHKIKRVLSKKHDEAPHRSILVIDATTGQNALSQTKLFHEAIGVDELILTKLDGTAKGGVMIAVTMQNKIPITFIGLGEKMEDLRPFNGEDFAKALLISEK, from the coding sequence ATGGGATTCTTTTCTAAAGTAAAAAAATTATTTGTCAGTCCAGAAGACAGAGCTAACCAAGCTCTTGAAGAATATTTAGGTGATGAAAAAACGGTCAGTCAGGAAGCTGAACAAGAAGCTCCTGCGCAAGTAGTTGCTGAGCCAGCCCCGCAAGACCAGCAGGTTGTTAAACCTGAACCAGCTCCAGCACCAAAACCTGAGCCTAAAGCTGAAGCTATACAAGAACCAGCTCCGAAGCCGGAACCAATTGTTACGCCTAAGCCTGTTCCTGAGCCTCAGCCAGTTGTCACGCCTGCGCCTGTTGTTGACCCTGAGCCTATTGTCACACCAAAACAAGATGCAAAGGCTGAGCCTGTAGCCGCACCAGTAGTTGAAAAACCTGCTGAACCAGCTCCTGCAGCTCAGGAAACAATCACACCAGAACCAGCTCTTGAAGTAAAAACCATTGATCCTGTGAAGGACGGTGGCAAGGCAAGAGTAATCGAGCCTTCCATGGTAACTGAGTCAAAAGACGACGCAGACAAACCGCAATGGCAGATTGACCTGACCAAAGCTCTCCAGCAAGCAGACCCACGCCTTTCCGTATGGCTTGAGCTGATCCTTGATGGAGTAGAAACTGCCGGAGAAGATCTCTGGGCACGTTTACAATTTTTGCTCGAAGCTCTCGAAGCACCTGCGGATGAAGCGGCAGACTTTGTTACCCGTTTCAAAGAATGGCTTGAAGACATGGACTATGAACATGTTGACGAGTTCCGTTCTGAATTGCAGTACCGCTTAGCCTTGGCCTTAGAACTCGAAGATGAAGAAGACGAGAAAAGTCGTCTGTTCATCAAACTTTCAGAAGGCCTTGCTAAAACAAGAGAACAAATCACCAAGCGCATTGATTCTCTACTTTCCAGCCATAGCGCGTTTGATGAAGATTTCTGGGAAGAATTCGAAGAAATTCTAATCATGGCAGATGTTGGTTTTGAAGCCACCACAGAACTCATAGACCGCTTGAAAGAAAGAATCCGTAAAAGTGGTGAAACAAACCCCGAAAACTTCAAAACTCTTCTTCGCGAAGAGCTAGATGAAATATTTAAAGTTCCTAAGCGTATCAAAGCTTTCACTCCGCCAGAAGTAGTAATGATGATCGGAGTTAACGGTGTTGGTAAAACAACCACCATTGCTAAGATTGCTCATCGCGAGCAGATGCAGGGCCGCAAAGTTCTCATCGTCGCGGGTGATACATTCAGAGCGGCCGCAATCGGCCAGCTTGAAATCTGGGCAAAACGCGTAGGGGCGGGATTCTTTGCTAAGGCAGAAGGTTCCGATCCAGCCGCAGTAGCTTACGAAGGCATAGATTACGCTGTTAAAAACGGCTACGACCTCATGCTCCTTGATACAGCGGGAAGATTGCACACCAAGAACAACTTGATGGAAGAGCTACATAAGATCAAAAGAGTTCTCAGCAAAAAGCACGACGAAGCTCCGCACCGCAGCATTCTGGTTATTGACGCAACTACCGGACAGAATGCTCTATCGCAGACCAAGCTTTTCCATGAAGCAATCGGCGTGGATGAATTAATCCTCACTAAACTGGATGGTACAGCAAAAGGCGGCGTAATGATTGCCGTGACCATGCAGAACAAAATCCCGATCACCTTCATAGGACTCGGGGAAAAGATGGAAGATCTCAGACCATTCAACGGTGAAGATTTTGCTAAGGCTTTGTTAATATCAGAGAAGTAA
- the asnS gene encoding asparagine--tRNA ligase, which produces MKRTCIKDALNAESSVSEILIKGWVRTKRDSKGFSFLEINDGSCIKNIQAIIDHTPEIVAVLEKINTGASVSVTGELIESPGKGQKWEVRGKTVEMLGAADAETFPLQKKRHSDEFLRTIAHLRPRTNKFGAMFRIRAELSYAIHKFYRDKGFFYVHTPIITGSDCEGAGEMFRVTSLDHETLSKTKKEEQGARDFFGQESHLTVSGQLSAEMYALSLGNVYTFGPTFRAEKSNTPRHAAEFWMIEPEMAFADLDDNMDLSEEMVKYLIAHILENCADDMELFAKFVDKTLMDTLKNISENSFERITYTDAIELLQRCKKASKFEYKPEYGLDLQTEHERYLTEMHFKKPVIVYDYPVEIKPFYMRLNDDGKTVAAMDLLVPRIGELVGGSQREERLDVLERRITDMGMDTEDYWWYLDSRRFGTAPHAGFGMGFERMLMLLTGVTNIRDVIPFPRTPKSLEF; this is translated from the coding sequence ATGAAAAGAACGTGCATAAAAGATGCTTTGAATGCGGAAAGCTCAGTTTCTGAGATTCTCATCAAAGGTTGGGTCCGTACGAAGAGAGATAGCAAGGGTTTTTCATTTTTAGAAATAAACGATGGTTCCTGTATTAAAAACATTCAGGCAATCATTGATCATACCCCTGAAATTGTCGCCGTACTTGAGAAAATTAATACTGGCGCCTCTGTCAGCGTTACGGGCGAGCTTATCGAGTCTCCCGGTAAAGGGCAGAAGTGGGAAGTTCGCGGTAAAACCGTTGAAATGCTCGGTGCTGCGGATGCTGAAACTTTCCCGCTACAGAAGAAGCGTCATTCTGACGAGTTCTTGCGGACAATAGCGCATCTTCGTCCCCGCACGAATAAATTCGGCGCAATGTTCCGTATTCGCGCGGAACTTTCATATGCGATTCACAAATTTTATCGTGATAAAGGCTTTTTCTACGTTCATACTCCAATCATCACGGGCTCAGACTGTGAAGGTGCCGGAGAAATGTTCAGAGTTACATCTCTTGATCACGAAACTCTTTCTAAGACTAAAAAAGAAGAGCAGGGCGCACGCGACTTTTTCGGTCAGGAATCTCACCTGACTGTATCGGGGCAGCTTTCTGCTGAAATGTATGCATTGTCTCTTGGTAATGTCTACACCTTCGGGCCGACTTTCCGTGCTGAAAAATCCAATACACCGCGCCACGCTGCGGAATTTTGGATGATTGAACCTGAGATGGCATTTGCTGATCTTGATGATAATATGGATCTCAGTGAAGAGATGGTTAAATATCTCATTGCGCACATCCTAGAGAATTGCGCTGATGATATGGAACTGTTCGCGAAGTTCGTAGATAAAACTTTGATGGATACACTCAAGAATATTTCTGAAAATTCATTTGAGCGCATCACTTACACTGATGCAATTGAACTTTTGCAGCGTTGTAAGAAAGCCAGCAAGTTTGAATACAAGCCGGAGTATGGCCTTGATCTGCAAACAGAACATGAGAGATATCTCACTGAAATGCATTTCAAGAAGCCTGTAATCGTATATGATTACCCTGTGGAAATTAAGCCTTTCTACATGCGTCTTAACGATGACGGAAAAACCGTTGCCGCAATGGATCTGCTTGTTCCTAGAATCGGTGAACTTGTCGGTGGCTCGCAGCGTGAAGAAAGACTTGATGTGCTTGAGCGCAGAATCACTGACATGGGAATGGATACCGAAGATTACTGGTGGTACCTAGACAGTCGCCGTTTCGGAACCGCGCCGCATGCAGGATTCGGAATGGGTTTTGAGCGTATGCTCATGTTGCTGACCGGAGTTACTAACATCCGCGACGTAATACCTTTCCCAAGAACACCTAAAAGTCTCGAATTCTAA